Part of the Halococcus saccharolyticus DSM 5350 genome is shown below.
CGGCGCGTTCGAACCCGCGCTCGAACGCGCGTGCTCGCTGCTCGACGACGCGTCGATACCCGCGGAGTGGGCGGCGAAACGCGACGACTACATCGAGAGAACTGTCAACCTCACAGAGGTGATTGTCGATCTCGCGACGAACGCCGACGGGCCCGGCAGCGTCACGGGACTCTCGCAGGGTGAACTGTCGGCTCGTCCACCCCGAGACGCGCCCGTGTCCGCCGACCGCTGAGTCGGGCGACACTCGATTTGCCGACGATCCTGGCCGAACTCGTCGACCCCTATTTTCGTCATTCAGCGTACGAGAGCGCAACGACGCGGCCGTCGCCATAGATGGCGTACACCTCGGCAGCTCCGTCACCGTCGGTGTCGGCGACCGTCGGATGAACGTAGATCGGCACGCCCCGTTCGTAGGACGCCAGGACGTCGCCCGATCGTGGGTCGACGACCGAGACGACCCCGTCGTTCGTCGCGGCGACCAGCTCCGGGTCCGTGTCGTTATCGATGTCTCCCATGACCGGCGGGGGCATCATCTGTACTGATTCGGTCGTCAGCGTCGTCGTCCACTCGGTGCTCCCGTCACTCGCGTTGAGGCTCCTGAGCTTGCCGTCCTTGGCAACCGCGTACACTTCGGGGTCGCCGTCACCATCGCCGTCTCCGAGCGTGTGAACTGCCGCGAACTCGCCGAAATCACGCTGCCACTGTACCGCACCGCGCTCCCCGTCGATCGCCGTGACTCGCCCGTCGACGGTGGCCGTCACGATCTCTGTCGCCCGATCGTCGTCGGCCTGTCCGGTCGTCATCCACGTGATCGATGATTCGAACGGCCGCGTTCGGTTCCACGCCGTCGTCCCATCGTGCTCGAACAACACGAGCTGCCCGCTGCTGGTTCCGACGACGATCTCTCTCCGATTATCCGCATCGAAGTCCTCGACTGTCGGCTGCCCCCACGTGTACGAAGAGAGGGTCTCCGTCCAGACGGCCGTTCCGTTCGGTCGGAGCACGAAGACGGTTCCCTGCACGTCGACCACGACGAGCTCGTTCGTTTCCTTGCCGGTCAGATCGGCG
Proteins encoded:
- a CDS encoding outer membrane protein assembly factor BamB family protein, with amino-acid sequence MQLRTALAAVVVVVALAGTAVFGFSTVADSGGTLTERWVSNTTSATQSNHHAPAVGRVGGSSLVFAPVSGEFGTDQCALVAQNASDGSSRWQEPIPSANCTIHAVADPTFADFVGDDTKEVIATSTEQEVAAYRPRTGEQVFQYDLTDYGYTQPVVADLTGKETNELVVVDVQGTVFVLRPNGTAVWTETLSSYTWGQPTVEDFDADNRREIVVGTSSGQLVLFEHDGTTAWNRTRPFESSITWMTTGQADDDRATEIVTATVDGRVTAIDGERGAVQWQRDFGEFAAVHTLGDGDGDGDPEVYAVAKDGKLRSLNASDGSTEWTTTLTTESVQMMPPPVMGDIDNDTDPELVAATNDGVVSVVDPRSGDVLASYERGVPIYVHPTVADTDGDGAAEVYAIYGDGRVVALSYAE